ATTCCTCCCATTTTACTCGTTTTCTTCAGTTTGGTGCCCAGTGAACACGACCCTGGCTTCACTTCCTGACTGGATGCAAATTACAAATCAAATGGACTGAGGCATGTGTAGAAGCACTATCAAAACCAGCTGCAGAATTGAGTTCTACCCCTGAAAGGATTGTGTATCACTTACCTGAGCAGAACAACACACCGCTTCATCTTCTGTCTGTCATAAAACAAAGCACCTCGATCATCAACTCCCCCATTCCTTAAATACAGTAGGATCAGACTCTaccctgccctctccctcctgttccctCCTCCTTGCCATGACACTGACTAACCTTAGTGCTTTGGGTTTATTTCAATACCTACAGGCTGACATCTCATTACGCAGATGCACATGCAATCTTACAAATCAGTGCAAACAACTACATATCACAAAAATTGCAAGTAAAACCTTTAAAATAGCCACCATATGCAAAGGCAGTGCTAGCAATAAATAGACAAGTTTGCTTGCAAGAAGACCACTACAACAGTTGTTTTCTGATTGTCCGATTCATGTTTCTACATggtgaaaacactgactgacgtCCACATGTTTGTGCTCTAAAATGCTTGTTGATCAATTTATCATTGCACTAAAGATGACAAAACCaatgtattttataaatgttttaatataaaaaaaaaacttccTACTTAGGATACAGAACGGTGTTTCTAGTTATTTAAAATGTTAAGTAACAATATAATTATTACAGCAGTCATCAGGATTGTGAAGTTCATCTCTACAGGCTCGTCACTGTCCTCTCAATGATGTCAGCGATCAGAGTTTGGTCATCATCAAAGACAGTCAGACACTGCTGTCATTCCAGGTAGTCTTTATTGTAGTCGCACTACACAAGAGATCAGATCTCACAATGCCTAGAGATGTGTTTCACATCCCACAAACCACATTAAACGCTatatgtagcctagcggttaggagcgttgggccagtaactgagaggtcgctggttcaaatcccgagccaactaggtgaaaaatatgtcgaTGTGCCCGTGAGCAAGGCAATCGCTCCAGGGTTGCcgtcaataatggctgatccctgACTGGGTGGGATAAacaatttccaattcacacatgtgAAATAATACAAATGTAAGCACCCACCTAATTATCTTATTATAACAATCTTCTGATATTTGTAGTTTGACTGTAAAAAGACAATCTGGAATGCCATCAAAATCACAGTTGTGTCCAGTCCACGCTAGACAAGCACTAATCTAGTCTACCAGCCGGCTCTCCGTATGCGCTGACAATCGAGACGGGGAACTTGGACGTTAGACGAGCACTAAAAATGTTATGCCTCAAGTACGAATACACTGGAAAAATGTAATGGGTCTTGAAAACAAATACTAAACATATAAGACCCTCTAGAAAGAGAGTGGACACCTGGACTGACAAGTCAATAAATACATCTTTCATTTCAGTCAATGTATTTCCTGGTGCATTTTAACACAAACTGTATCCTATGTCAACTAAAAGGAATGGCTAGTATGCATGCACACGCTCCATGAGCGTGACACACTTCCACCCACACCCCTCATCGCTCCAGTGTCCCCATGAGAGGCTCCATGGCGGCCAGGAAGCAGGCCTCGAACTCCTGGTCGGAGAAGCGGGTGACTGAGTGGCGGGCGTTGCGTCGGATCTCCAGGCGGGCCGAGGGTGACAGGGCCAGGATCCGCTCAATGGCGTCTGCGTAGCCGTCCTCATCCTCGGCCAGGAAGCCCGTCTGGCGGCCCTCGTAGGGCACCACAATGTCCAGCCTGGGGCCTCCAGACTTGTGGGCCAGGATGACGGTCCCAGCCGCCATGCACTCCACCACccctgagagcagaggagagcagagggtacaGGGTAAGTGTTGGCTTTAAAGTTAGACACATTACTGGATGGATAAGCGCATTACCTAAGAGTGCATTTATATTGAACACTGAAGATGGCATCCACAGCCACCTGGCTAGCAACCCAGCCATTTTGAGAAACTTGCTACGGGCAGTAGAAATGCCTGTATGCCTTCATCTTTCATTTATAAAGAGGAGGATTAGCAAAAGCATATTGTTACAGAACAATGTACTACAATTTCAGAATGGGCTGTTGAATAGAGCGTATGAGGACTCCATTCAGTACAGGATTATACAGTACTAAATGTTGggaatgtagagagagaacaagcgCTTCGCATTGGAATAATAGCCACTCCAGGTGTTTAATAATATAAACGACAGTAGTATAGAATGATGGTAATTCTGTTTTTACCTATCCCGAAGTGTTCGTTCCACATGGTGTGCAGTCCCACAGTAGCTTCCCCCAACTCCCTCTTCAGCTCCTCAAACGGCACGTTGAGTTTAAACTCCACCCTGTCCGCCACGCCCAGCTCCTGGCACAGCCCTCTCAGCATCAACACCCTATCCTCATCCTCTTGGTTCCGGCATCCACCAATCAGCACCAACCTCAGCGACTCCCTTCCTCCCGGCCCCGCAACTAGCCCCGCTTCTTTCTTCTGCAGCACCTTCCGGAAGGCGCGAATCTGAAGCCGATGGTCCTTCTCCGGTCGAAACTGACCAATGGAAACGATGGAATGGCACTTCCGGTCCGAGTCCTCGTCCAACGGGAGCTGGAGGAAGGCGTGGGTGTCGCAGGGCGGGTAGACGAGGCAGGTGCGGTTGGTCGCTCGCCACAGGGTCAGGATGTGGTTCAGGGTCCAGCTGGAGTTGACCATGACCACGTCGCTGCAGGAGCCGGCCAGACCATAGAGCAGCGCCAGCAGGCAGTAGTAGACAACCTTGACCGCGCTCAGGAACAGGTTGTTGGAGATGTAGTCTGCGTTGTTGAACCTGGAAACATAGGGGGGGAGGTTGGATAGGGAACGATAACATGATAGGATCAGGTGAGGTGAAGGGAAGCATGCACAACAAGGAGAAGTCATGCACTGACGTCAGTGATAAAGTGGACCTAAGTTACAACATGAACAACACTGATTGATGCAGGATCGATGACAGTCAAAACAATGACAGCGGTGCAGCGTGGTAGTTAGTGCTTGTAAGTTTCCAGAGTATTCATAACTTCCCTATTCCCATTAGCCTGATTTGATTCTGATCTTAGCCTAATCCAGATCTGTAGGTGACTTTTCAGCCAACTTCTCTGACTAACATTGTCATGCCTTGTAGTCAGAGTGTGACATTGACAATAATAGGCAGAGAGGCATTGACTAAAGCACATTCAGATATGGACCTGGCTATATTAACCTAGTTAGACTGTGTCTCGGAGGCCGGGGGTCTGTAGTGAGAAACAGGGTTCTGAGACGATTACCTACCTGGGGTTCCTCTCGCGCACCACCGACAGCATGTCTGTGCTGATGGTGGGGTAGTGCACGTAGCTAGCCACGTGACAACCCCCTAGGTATTTAAACACAGGCAGAGTGAAGGCGTAACCCATGGAGTCGATGTAGACATCTGGGACAAACTCCGTAAGGGCTTCCCAACCAAGGAAGATTGAGCCTACACTTTGACCAATCAGAGTGAAGTGGGGGAAGAGGCTGGCCTCGACCAATAGGCGGTGTTTGAGGAAGACAAACTGGACGGGTCGAGGTAAAAGGATGTTGAAGCGCCGCCGGGCGCCATCAAGAATCTGCTGGTTCGTCACACCCTGGTCGCCCGTGTACACCATGAAGTTGACATCTTGGTACCTGGGACATGGAGAAGACCATatttattattgcacacagtagCAAACCCTTTTGCAATGGATAACGTTTGTAACAAAAACAAAagtttattggacaagttcaggtagtccccaGTTGATTGTACTTCCCTCCCCTGTGGGTCTATTTGCTTccatttggttcctagtgaatatgaCCCAGGTTGGTGAATTAATGTGGAAGACTGGGtgatgttcattagggcacaatgCAGAAAATGTTACGCAAGGTAAAATTAAAATGGGCGTTAAGTCCCTCTCTGTTCCAATCCTTTTTCTTccctttggtgcctaatgaacatggcaACGAATTACTGTTGGATATGGGTTTTTTCATACTGTGTCAACATTCTAAATCAACATAATGCTTGACAAATGGGTAGCAAGCTGAGATACGGTAGATAATCCACCAAAGTAACTTCTTCATGCTGAATGCACTGAGCAATCTGTAGTAAGATCCTATAGCTAGGAatattataattaagcaataaggcccaaggcttttcttatgcacaacgcaacgcgtcacaaacccccaaggtgccttattgctattataaactggttaccaacgtaattagtgctgtaaaaatgaatgttttgtcatacctgtggtatacgttctgatacaccactgctgtcagccaaatcagcattcagggctcgaaccacccagtttacaaCAATAATATAATTTGTCACCGGTGATTAGCTAGTGTGGCTTAGCTTAGTCAAGGTGTAACGACATACATTGAAAGTGCAATTTTCCATTACCTATTCTGCAAAGCTCTGAGGGCACACCACAGCACTCTCTCGCCACCACCTCCTGCGTTGCAGTACGGGTGAAAGAAGGCCACTGTGGGACGCCCATCACGCGCTCGACGTGCGTTCCTGTTTGCCTGCAGCCACACGCGCACACCCATGACAAGCGCGACCAGGGTGGCGGTCAGGAGCATGCACAGAAACACACATGGCAGAAGCAACGTCCACAACAACCTGGGGTAATGAGAGCACTATAAGAGATAAGGTGACAGACCTGCTCGACAGAAAAGGCCAATTCAGTAAGACAACGTTGCGTAACGTTCCGTTAGAAATATATAATGTAGCTAGAACAAACATGCATCTCTGACTTGTAGAATATGGAATCACATCAGCTGTATTTATGCCTTTTCTATCTGCAACCATCTGCGTTATTTTCCCACTGAATGCTcagatatgtagctagctagagcaAACATACCTCTGACATGTAGAAAGAGCCATATATGAGCTATAGCAGCTCTattcatgacatttctacctgcaACGTTCCACAACATTTGCCTAACATTACTACTGAACAAGGCCCAGGAACCCTGTTAAACTGATAAtctccaatagaaataaaaaaaatgttgctacgaattgaactttaaatgagttgactcttcacatgggatgatttcactgaacaacaaaaggagAGATTGAGTGATCCCCAATGATCAATCGCATCTCCCCAAAATGtttaacatacatctgtaaaatgatagtctagaaactaaagctttggttgtctttctCTCAGGCTTGTCTTcttcctggacctcctcaatgtccacctcttgaacatcagacactgaggcct
The Salmo salar chromosome ssa16, Ssal_v3.1, whole genome shotgun sequence DNA segment above includes these coding regions:
- the alg11 gene encoding asparagine-linked glycosylation protein 11 homolog → MSVHDQLAQCLCDLIRLLWTLLLPCVFLCMLLTATLVALVMGVRVWLQANRNARRARDGRPTVAFFHPYCNAGGGGERVLWCALRALQNRYQDVNFMVYTGDQGVTNQQILDGARRRFNILLPRPVQFVFLKHRLLVEASLFPHFTLIGQSVGSIFLGWEALTEFVPDVYIDSMGYAFTLPVFKYLGGCHVASYVHYPTISTDMLSVVRERNPRFNNADYISNNLFLSAVKVVYYCLLALLYGLAGSCSDVVMVNSSWTLNHILTLWRATNRTCLVYPPCDTHAFLQLPLDEDSDRKCHSIVSIGQFRPEKDHRLQIRAFRKVLQKKEAGLVAGPGGRESLRLVLIGGCRNQEDEDRVLMLRGLCQELGVADRVEFKLNVPFEELKRELGEATVGLHTMWNEHFGIGVVECMAAGTVILAHKSGGPRLDIVVPYEGRQTGFLAEDEDGYADAIERILALSPSARLEIRRNARHSVTRFSDQEFEACFLAAMEPLMGTLER
- the alg11 gene encoding asparagine-linked glycosylation protein 11 homolog isoform X1; this encodes MLLTATLVALVMGVRVWLQANRNARRARDGRPTVAFFHPYCNAGGGGERVLWCALRALQNRYQDVNFMVYTGDQGVTNQQILDGARRRFNILLPRPVQFVFLKHRLLVEASLFPHFTLIGQSVGSIFLGWEALTEFVPDVYIDSMGYAFTLPVFKYLGGCHVASYVHYPTISTDMLSVVRERNPRFNNADYISNNLFLSAVKVVYYCLLALLYGLAGSCSDVVMVNSSWTLNHILTLWRATNRTCLVYPPCDTHAFLQLPLDEDSDRKCHSIVSIGQFRPEKDHRLQIRAFRKVLQKKEAGLVAGPGGRESLRLVLIGGCRNQEDEDRVLMLRGLCQELGVADRVEFKLNVPFEELKRELGEATVGLHTMWNEHFGIGVVECMAAGTVILAHKSGGPRLDIVVPYEGRQTGFLAEDEDGYADAIERILALSPSARLEIRRNARHSVTRFSDQEFEACFLAAMEPLMGTLER